The proteins below are encoded in one region of Aquisphaera giovannonii:
- a CDS encoding glycosyltransferase family 2 protein, which yields MFRPGHVSNLIAFPDHLVSSDIPWEREIQMSRVDVIVPCYNYGRFLRECVESVLSQPVDLRVLIIDDCSGDDTPQVAAALAFEDRRVEFRRHEVNQGHIATYNEGLEWVSGDYNVLLSADDLLIEGALLRASRLMDANPDVGLVYGRVIWFRSGNERALAEIGVSNDGYTVIPGMEWIESLCREGSNRITSPEAMVRTRLQTELGGYRTELPHTADMEMWMRFAARCDVGEIHAPQAFYRVHGNNMSDSYYEKSPSMDLTVTASDLFGRKAAFDSIFHDKGQTLAEADRLHRLAYEGLGWSAFWQAHKLFDRGEASECQRFLNLASDFFPGIAARPEWTRMRWKQRMGPRAWSKLSRVFRGIRQGGRGGSRVAPALS from the coding sequence ATGTTTCGGCCCGGCCATGTGAGCAACCTCATTGCGTTCCCGGATCACCTCGTCTCGTCCGACATTCCTTGGGAGAGAGAAATCCAAATGTCCCGAGTCGATGTGATCGTCCCTTGTTACAACTACGGCAGGTTTCTTCGCGAGTGCGTCGAGAGCGTACTGAGCCAGCCCGTCGACCTGCGCGTGCTCATCATCGATGACTGCTCGGGCGATGACACTCCCCAGGTTGCCGCGGCGCTCGCTTTCGAGGATCGACGTGTTGAGTTCCGCCGCCACGAGGTGAACCAGGGGCATATCGCCACGTACAACGAGGGCTTGGAGTGGGTCTCGGGCGACTACAACGTGCTGCTCTCCGCCGATGATCTCCTTATTGAAGGCGCGTTGCTCCGGGCATCGCGCCTGATGGACGCCAATCCCGATGTCGGGCTTGTCTACGGCCGGGTGATCTGGTTCCGATCCGGCAATGAGCGGGCCTTGGCGGAGATCGGGGTGTCGAACGACGGATACACCGTGATCCCCGGCATGGAGTGGATCGAGTCGCTCTGCCGGGAGGGGAGCAACAGGATCACTTCTCCGGAGGCCATGGTGCGGACACGGCTGCAGACGGAACTCGGGGGATACCGGACGGAACTCCCGCATACGGCCGATATGGAGATGTGGATGCGATTTGCCGCCCGATGCGACGTGGGAGAGATCCATGCGCCGCAGGCCTTCTATCGAGTCCACGGGAACAATATGAGCGATTCCTACTATGAAAAATCCCCTTCGATGGACCTCACGGTGACAGCGAGCGATCTCTTCGGACGCAAGGCAGCGTTTGATTCGATCTTCCATGACAAGGGACAAACCTTGGCGGAGGCCGACCGTCTCCATCGCCTCGCATACGAGGGACTCGGCTGGAGCGCCTTCTGGCAAGCACACAAGTTGTTCGATCGCGGCGAGGCGTCGGAGTGTCAACGCTTCCTCAATCTCGCCAGCGATTTCTTCCCGGGCATTGCGGCTCGCCCCGAATGGACACGAATGAGATGGAAGCAGCGCATGGGTCCTAGAGCTTGGTCGAAGTTGAGTCGCGTGTTCAGGGGAATCCGTCAAGGCGGTAGAGGTGGCTCGAGAGTGGCGCCGGCGCTGTCCTGA
- a CDS encoding glycosyltransferase family 2 protein has protein sequence MGVSIAIATHNRAGELELTLSSLSQLRTSTGDYEILVIDNASTDGSPEVVRALAPHFGGKLRYIRESQLGLSVARNRAIAEATYEIIGFLDDDVDVEPGWLEKIDAVFAQTDAAAVGGRALLAYPTARPPWLDEASEGLLTKVDLGMRRRSAQADELYGLNLCIRKDWIARVGGFRIDLGRVGGCLLSSEEAELLGRIVAAGGELLYEPTALVAHRVPPDRLRRRWFFSRIYWGKRGHAKMLPDGDVSCHELARVTWHVIRAIYITGRESIVHGLESGEAFRAGVSLAAKAGSWIGLGGRLWPKFRRGTDPVPVSPLGAA, from the coding sequence ATGGGCGTCTCCATCGCCATCGCGACTCACAACCGGGCGGGTGAGCTGGAGCTCACACTTTCGAGCCTGTCTCAGCTGCGGACGAGCACCGGGGATTACGAGATCCTGGTCATAGACAACGCGAGCACCGACGGGAGCCCGGAGGTCGTCCGGGCTCTGGCGCCTCATTTCGGTGGCAAGCTCCGCTACATCCGCGAGTCGCAACTCGGCCTCAGTGTCGCACGCAATCGCGCGATCGCCGAGGCAACCTACGAAATCATCGGCTTCCTGGACGATGACGTCGATGTTGAGCCTGGATGGCTCGAGAAGATTGATGCTGTATTCGCGCAGACGGACGCGGCGGCCGTCGGCGGCCGCGCCCTGCTGGCCTATCCGACCGCCCGCCCGCCTTGGCTCGACGAGGCGAGCGAGGGATTGCTCACGAAGGTAGACCTGGGGATGCGGCGGAGGTCGGCCCAGGCGGACGAATTGTACGGCCTGAATCTCTGCATCCGCAAGGACTGGATCGCTCGCGTGGGCGGCTTCCGCATCGACCTAGGCCGGGTCGGCGGGTGCCTGCTTAGCAGCGAGGAGGCAGAACTGCTCGGCCGGATCGTCGCCGCGGGAGGGGAGTTGCTTTATGAACCCACAGCGCTGGTCGCGCACCGCGTTCCCCCCGACCGCCTTCGACGCCGCTGGTTCTTCTCTCGCATCTACTGGGGTAAGCGCGGACACGCGAAGATGCTCCCAGACGGCGATGTGTCCTGCCATGAGCTCGCTCGTGTCACATGGCACGTCATTCGCGCCATCTACATCACGGGTCGCGAATCGATCGTGCATGGCCTTGAGTCGGGCGAGGCGTTTCGGGCGGGCGTTTCGCTCGCGGCCAAAGCTGGTTCCTGGATTGGGCTGGGCGGACGACTTTGGCCAAAGTTCAGGCGCGGGACCGACCCTGTCCCGGTCTCGCCCCTCGGGGCTGCCTGA
- a CDS encoding ABC transporter ATP-binding protein, with translation MNHAITVDGLSKFYRLGEQQKGRYRTLRESITEVIGARLKRVSRLGRSGRLNDGGTTEHWALRDVSFEVQPGEAIGIIGRNGAGKSTLLKILSQITEPTEGGVTLEGRLGSLLEVGTGFHPELTGRENIFLNGAILGMPRKEIMRKYDAIVEFSEIGKFIDTPVKRYSSGMYVKLAFSVAAHMEPDILLIDEVLSVGDLAFQRKCLDHAKRLKRRNTTLLFVSHNMFSIKAMCDRAIFLSEGRVVSDGATDGVIEEYERESRLDVAGWATGIVGSDPTQCPVYIREFELLNEDGRPCTLFQHGERMRLRLHYTARELVKNPNFNVSFIRSDNVACCNYNTRMDGFATGTIDGHGVIELITPRIKLVADLYSIGLLIWDHDYQRLHCAQIGKNFHVSHDMLNTEFGVYHEPAEWAWGA, from the coding sequence ATGAATCACGCGATCACGGTTGACGGCCTGTCGAAATTCTACCGCCTCGGAGAGCAGCAGAAGGGACGTTACAGGACGCTGCGAGAGTCGATCACGGAAGTGATCGGCGCCCGGTTGAAGCGGGTCTCTCGTCTCGGTCGATCAGGTCGGTTGAACGACGGGGGGACTACCGAACACTGGGCGCTGCGGGACGTATCGTTCGAGGTCCAGCCCGGCGAGGCGATCGGCATTATAGGCCGAAACGGCGCCGGGAAGTCGACCCTCTTGAAGATTCTCAGTCAGATCACTGAGCCGACCGAGGGCGGTGTGACGCTGGAGGGGAGGCTCGGCAGCCTCCTCGAGGTCGGCACAGGATTTCACCCGGAGCTCACGGGCCGCGAGAACATTTTCCTCAATGGCGCAATCCTGGGCATGCCTCGCAAGGAGATCATGAGGAAATATGACGCGATCGTGGAATTCTCGGAGATCGGGAAATTCATCGATACGCCGGTGAAGCGATACTCGAGCGGCATGTACGTGAAGCTCGCGTTCTCGGTGGCCGCGCACATGGAGCCCGACATCCTTCTGATTGACGAAGTCCTTTCGGTAGGCGATCTGGCTTTCCAGCGGAAATGCCTGGACCATGCGAAGCGACTCAAACGGCGGAATACGACCCTGCTCTTCGTTTCGCATAACATGTTCTCCATCAAGGCTATGTGCGATCGGGCCATCTTCCTCTCGGAGGGCAGGGTCGTATCCGATGGTGCGACGGACGGGGTTATCGAGGAGTACGAGAGAGAGAGCCGCCTCGATGTCGCGGGTTGGGCCACGGGAATCGTCGGAAGCGACCCGACTCAGTGCCCGGTCTATATCCGCGAGTTCGAGCTCCTGAACGAGGACGGTCGTCCTTGCACGCTGTTCCAGCATGGGGAGCGGATGCGGCTGAGACTGCATTACACGGCGAGAGAGCTGGTCAAAAACCCGAACTTCAATGTGAGCTTCATCCGCTCGGACAATGTGGCATGCTGTAATTATAACACTCGCATGGATGGTTTTGCGACCGGGACTATCGATGGGCACGGTGTCATCGAGCTTATCACGCCCCGCATCAAGCTGGTTGCCGATCTCTATTCCATCGGTTTGCTCATCTGGGATCACGACTACCAGCGGCTCCACTGCGCCCAGATCGGAAAGAATTTTCACGTGTCGCACGACATGTTGAACACAGAGTTCGGGGTCTATCACGAGCCCGCGGAATGGGCCTGGGGGGCCTGA